The proteins below are encoded in one region of Shewanella algae:
- the rep gene encoding DNA helicase Rep, with product MKLNPAQNEAVHYVSGPCLVLAGAGSGKTRVIINKIAHLVQKCGYQAKHIAAVTFTNKAAREMKERVAQSMGRKEARGLWISTFHTLGLEIIKREHKTLGLKAGFSLFDDQDTLALLKELTQDELQEDKDLLRALATMISNWKGGLVIPDHARKIAKGEQEQLFALLYQRYAQHMKAYNALDFDDLILLPTLLLRHNADVRVRWQARIRYLLVDEYQDTNTSQYELVKLLVGERARFTVVGDDDQSIYSWRGAKPQNLVLLGKDFPELKLIKLEQNYRSSQRILRAANILIANNPHVYDKSLFSELAYGEPLRVLFASNEEQEAERVVAEIIRHKFMGKTSYGEYAILYRGNHQSRLLERALMTNRIPYKLSGGTSFFARAEIKDIMAYLRLVVNPDDDNAFLRIVNLPKRGIGPATLEKLGNFANQKHISMFEAIFDAELNHHLPSAAMGSLYEFGRFIVDTGEIAQRGEGVDAIKQLIRKINYEDYLYETSASAKAAEMRMKNISELYRWVTEMLAGDDLDEPMSLPEVVNRLTLRDMMERNNEDEGGDQVQLMTLHASKGLEFPYVFMVGVEERILPHQTSIDEDNVDEERRLAYVGITRAQKELWFMLCRERRQFGETMRCEPSRFLMELPQDDLIWENRKPQQSEQQRMETGKANIANLRDMFKK from the coding sequence ATGAAGCTCAATCCTGCCCAGAATGAAGCCGTCCATTATGTTTCCGGTCCCTGCCTGGTATTGGCTGGAGCCGGCAGTGGCAAAACACGGGTTATCATCAACAAGATAGCCCATTTGGTGCAGAAGTGTGGTTATCAGGCCAAGCATATCGCCGCTGTGACTTTTACCAACAAGGCAGCACGGGAGATGAAAGAGCGGGTGGCTCAATCCATGGGCCGTAAAGAAGCAAGGGGGTTGTGGATCTCTACCTTCCATACCCTGGGGTTGGAAATCATCAAGCGTGAACACAAGACTTTGGGCCTAAAGGCCGGGTTCTCTCTGTTTGACGATCAGGACACCTTGGCTCTGCTTAAAGAGCTGACCCAGGACGAGCTACAGGAGGACAAAGATCTGCTGCGGGCGCTGGCGACCATGATCTCCAATTGGAAGGGGGGCTTGGTGATCCCGGATCATGCCCGCAAGATAGCCAAGGGTGAACAGGAACAACTGTTCGCGCTCCTTTATCAGCGTTACGCCCAGCATATGAAGGCATACAATGCGCTGGATTTTGACGACCTTATCCTGCTGCCGACCCTGTTGCTGCGGCATAACGCCGATGTCAGAGTCCGTTGGCAGGCGAGGATCCGTTACCTGTTGGTAGATGAATATCAGGATACCAACACCAGCCAGTATGAACTGGTTAAATTACTGGTGGGAGAGCGGGCACGTTTTACTGTGGTGGGCGATGATGACCAGTCCATCTACTCCTGGCGCGGTGCCAAGCCACAAAACCTGGTGCTGCTGGGCAAAGACTTTCCCGAGCTCAAGCTCATTAAGCTGGAACAAAACTATCGCTCCAGTCAGCGAATATTGCGGGCGGCCAATATTCTGATCGCCAACAATCCCCATGTGTATGATAAGTCGCTGTTCAGTGAGTTGGCCTATGGCGAGCCGCTGCGGGTACTGTTTGCCTCCAACGAAGAGCAGGAAGCGGAACGGGTGGTGGCCGAAATTATTCGCCACAAGTTTATGGGCAAGACCAGTTATGGCGAGTACGCCATTCTCTATCGGGGAAATCACCAATCCCGTTTGTTGGAGCGGGCGCTGATGACCAACCGTATTCCCTACAAGCTCAGTGGTGGTACCTCATTCTTTGCCAGAGCCGAAATCAAGGACATCATGGCCTATCTGCGCTTGGTGGTGAACCCGGATGACGACAATGCCTTCCTGCGTATCGTCAACCTCCCTAAACGCGGAATTGGTCCGGCAACTTTGGAAAAACTGGGGAATTTTGCCAATCAGAAGCATATCTCCATGTTTGAGGCGATTTTCGACGCTGAATTGAACCATCATCTGCCATCGGCGGCTATGGGCTCACTGTATGAGTTTGGTCGTTTCATTGTCGATACCGGTGAAATCGCTCAGCGTGGTGAAGGGGTTGATGCCATCAAGCAGTTGATCCGCAAAATCAACTATGAAGACTATCTCTACGAAACCAGTGCCAGCGCCAAGGCGGCCGAGATGCGGATGAAAAATATCTCCGAGCTGTATCGCTGGGTGACAGAGATGCTGGCCGGTGACGATCTGGATGAGCCCATGAGCCTACCCGAAGTGGTCAATAGGCTGACGCTCAGGGACATGATGGAAAGAAACAATGAGGATGAGGGCGGCGATCAGGTGCAGTTGATGACACTGCACGCCTCCAAGGGGCTGGAGTTTCCCTATGTGTTTATGGTGGGAGTGGAAGAGCGGATTCTGCCGCATCAAACCAGCATAGATGAAGACAATGTCGATGAAGAGCGGCGTCTGGCTTATGTTGGCATCACCCGGGCCCAGAAAGAGCTGTGGTTTATGCTTTGCCGTGAGCGGCGCCAATTCGGCGAAACCATGCGTTGCGAACCCAGCCGCTTTTTGATGGAACTGCCTCAGGACGACCTTATCTGGGAAAACCGCAAGCCGCAGCAGAGTGAGCAGCAACGGATGGAAACCGGCAAGGCCAATATTGCCAACCTGCGGGATATGTTCAAGAAGTAA
- the ubiK gene encoding ubiquinone biosynthesis accessory factor UbiK, with the protein MINPKKIEEMAKQLSENLPSGLKQFAGEFEERSKQVLQHQLLKLDLVSREEFEVQQHVLLKTREKLEALQARVEALEAKAEQAE; encoded by the coding sequence ATGATCAACCCCAAGAAAATTGAAGAAATGGCCAAACAGCTGAGCGAAAACCTGCCTTCAGGGCTGAAGCAATTTGCCGGCGAGTTTGAAGAGCGCAGCAAGCAAGTACTGCAACACCAGTTGCTGAAACTGGATCTGGTCTCCCGGGAAGAGTTTGAAGTGCAGCAGCATGTATTGCTCAAGACCCGCGAAAAGCTGGAAGCCCTGCAAGCCAGAGTCGAGGCACTGGAAGCCAAGGCTGAACAGGCAGAGTAA
- a CDS encoding DUF3187 family protein, which translates to MKNFSKICWLPFFFSLPLHAELADFDDYGPLRVYAQSPLQSSSLAPMLRSGFSMAEGQKEWYLTGNIASVWAETDDYLADYYHNSLTGGLKWQIDDRWMLDANYTWRFSGNNHLDSLTMWFHDSFGFDQNGREHQPRNQNQIYSKQHGIDLSDFGGKTMNNAFNVYLGYQLLQNEHHGLSVGGSLYYNYVGSGPFANENFEQALQLNYSYRNGRHNFHSTLGLSFRQDEEVLSDVPYKSNALMVGLGYEYRVGRHGWMLEYHRYEGMAESDDDFSEASNEALLGYRYYLDRSAIEFTVIENFLNMDNSTDIAFTLGYRHML; encoded by the coding sequence ATGAAGAACTTTTCCAAAATCTGTTGGTTGCCGTTTTTTTTCAGTTTGCCCCTGCATGCTGAACTGGCCGATTTTGATGACTATGGGCCGCTGCGGGTCTATGCCCAGTCTCCCCTGCAATCCAGTAGCCTGGCCCCCATGTTGCGCTCGGGCTTTTCCATGGCTGAGGGACAAAAAGAATGGTATCTGACCGGTAACATCGCCAGTGTGTGGGCCGAGACGGACGATTATCTGGCCGATTACTATCACAACTCCTTAACTGGTGGTCTCAAGTGGCAAATCGATGACCGTTGGATGCTGGACGCCAATTACACTTGGCGTTTCAGTGGCAATAACCACTTGGATTCGCTGACCATGTGGTTCCACGATTCCTTCGGTTTCGATCAGAACGGTCGTGAGCATCAGCCGCGAAACCAGAATCAGATTTACTCCAAGCAACACGGTATCGATCTCAGTGATTTTGGCGGCAAGACGATGAATAACGCCTTCAACGTCTATCTGGGGTATCAACTGCTGCAAAATGAGCACCACGGCCTGTCTGTGGGGGGCAGCCTGTATTACAACTATGTGGGCTCGGGGCCTTTTGCCAATGAGAACTTTGAACAGGCGTTGCAGCTTAATTACAGCTATCGCAACGGACGGCACAACTTCCATTCAACACTTGGTCTGAGCTTTCGTCAGGACGAAGAGGTGTTGTCGGATGTACCCTATAAGTCCAACGCTTTGATGGTCGGCCTGGGCTATGAATACCGTGTCGGGCGTCATGGCTGGATGCTGGAGTACCACAGATACGAGGGAATGGCCGAGTCGGATGACGACTTCTCTGAAGCCTCAAATGAAGCCTTGCTGGGCTACCGTTATTATCTGGATCGCAGCGCCATAGAGTTCACTGTGATTGAAAACTTCCTCAACATGGATAACAGCACGGATATCGCCTTTACTCTGGGCTATCGGCATATGCTCTAA
- the creD gene encoding cell envelope integrity protein CreD has translation MFEIIVLVVALAFLGAMGFGAYLLLKSVMKKQNGQAALPQFKSKLTLKLFAVAMVGLLSLIPLGMIQDLSQDRESLYRQVVREIGHTWGDSQTLAGPVLVLPFRYEVISDSNIDGKQHRSRQVYSDELLILPKGMTLDAGLQHEFRHRGIYQSLVYLGQVKGQANFELPKVNIPGLLGFDYNQARLVFGVSANQAIETVSRFNLAGEQGMPSLMSGTGLDNTGGLGRGFHRTIALDPSQGEYQLTFQLSLRGSEGLEVLPLAELSQIDIHADWPHPSFQGYLPASRNLSTEGFDANWQISHLSRNFPQVFRASDGRDLTEISASVTLFEPVTHYGKIERSLKYGILFILLTYILLLIFELGNKSRLSAVQYLMVGGAMCLFYLLLLSLSEHLLFLTAYLVAAAVPLLSIPLYVASASGSRRQGAIVAAMLASLYGVLYSILQLEDYALLMGTGLLVLIMLVLMYLTRHQQIEE, from the coding sequence ATGTTTGAAATTATCGTCCTGGTGGTAGCGCTGGCCTTTCTTGGTGCCATGGGTTTCGGGGCTTATCTGCTGCTGAAAAGCGTGATGAAGAAACAAAACGGCCAAGCGGCGCTGCCTCAATTCAAATCCAAATTAACGCTCAAACTCTTTGCTGTGGCCATGGTGGGCCTGTTGTCATTGATACCGCTTGGGATGATCCAGGATCTCAGCCAGGACAGAGAAAGCCTCTATCGCCAAGTGGTGCGCGAGATAGGCCACACCTGGGGCGATTCCCAAACCTTGGCCGGTCCGGTTTTGGTACTGCCGTTTCGCTATGAAGTGATCTCCGACAGCAATATCGACGGCAAACAGCACCGCAGTCGCCAGGTTTACAGCGATGAACTCTTGATCCTGCCCAAAGGCATGACACTGGATGCCGGTCTGCAGCACGAATTCCGCCATCGCGGTATCTATCAGTCACTCGTATATCTGGGACAAGTCAAGGGTCAGGCCAACTTCGAACTGCCCAAGGTCAATATCCCAGGCTTACTCGGCTTTGATTATAACCAGGCCCGGCTGGTGTTCGGCGTTTCAGCCAACCAGGCTATTGAGACTGTCAGCCGTTTTAATCTGGCTGGAGAGCAGGGCATGCCCAGCTTGATGTCAGGTACAGGCCTGGATAACACAGGCGGCCTTGGCCGCGGCTTTCATCGCACCATAGCGCTGGATCCGAGCCAAGGTGAATATCAACTGACCTTCCAGCTCAGCCTCAGGGGTTCTGAAGGCTTGGAGGTACTACCGCTGGCGGAACTGAGCCAGATAGATATCCATGCCGATTGGCCGCATCCCAGCTTCCAGGGTTACCTGCCCGCCAGCCGTAATCTCAGCACTGAAGGTTTTGATGCCAACTGGCAGATAAGCCATCTGAGTCGTAACTTCCCTCAGGTATTCCGCGCCAGTGATGGCCGGGATCTTACCGAGATCAGTGCCAGTGTTACCCTGTTCGAACCCGTGACTCACTACGGCAAGATAGAAAGGTCACTCAAGTACGGCATACTCTTTATCTTACTGACCTACATACTGCTGCTGATCTTCGAGCTGGGCAACAAGTCACGCCTCAGCGCAGTACAGTATCTGATGGTGGGTGGCGCCATGTGCCTCTTCTATCTATTGCTGCTGTCGCTGTCAGAACACCTGCTGTTTTTAACCGCTTATCTGGTGGCCGCGGCGGTTCCCCTGCTCAGCATTCCACTTTATGTCGCCAGTGCCAGTGGCAGTCGACGCCAAGGAGCTATAGTTGCGGCCATGCTGGCGAGTCTCTACGGCGTACTCTACTCCATACTCCAGTTGGAAGATTACGCCCTCTTGATGGGAACCGGACTGTTGGTACTGATCATGCTGGTGCTAATGTACCTCACCCGTCACCAACAAATTGAAGAGTAG
- a CDS encoding phosphatase PAP2 family protein: MKYAAVPLTSLAICWLFLLSLPLALFSLSEPLFPWLNLDSAAAQFWYWLTVSGSAPWGVSTVLLVFAISFFILPRGSWLKMMFCTSLGLVLCLLLNEQLKLVFAESRPYIEWLSHQQHLDIKEFYSIDKYARRELLAQVLPGVSPLDMPISAQIQRHWQIETGFSFPSGHTIFAVTLTMCSSFFLLRHNNLWLPALLICWALLMGLSRMLLGMHWSVDVLTSTLLGGLLSALAIYVGSHSYRRLEPWFTGAVSKG, translated from the coding sequence ATGAAATATGCAGCCGTCCCTTTGACCTCTCTGGCCATTTGTTGGCTGTTTCTGCTCAGCTTGCCGCTGGCGCTGTTTTCCCTGTCAGAGCCGCTCTTCCCTTGGCTCAATCTCGATAGCGCCGCCGCTCAGTTTTGGTACTGGTTAACCGTGTCCGGTTCGGCGCCCTGGGGCGTAAGCACCGTGTTGTTGGTGTTTGCCATCAGCTTTTTTATCCTGCCAAGGGGCAGCTGGCTGAAGATGATGTTCTGCACTTCGCTGGGCTTGGTGCTGTGTTTGCTGCTCAATGAACAGCTCAAGCTGGTATTTGCAGAATCCCGGCCCTATATCGAATGGCTGTCCCACCAGCAGCATCTGGATATCAAGGAGTTCTACAGCATAGACAAGTACGCCCGCAGGGAACTGCTGGCACAGGTTCTTCCCGGGGTATCACCGCTGGATATGCCCATCTCGGCACAGATCCAGCGCCACTGGCAGATAGAAACTGGGTTTTCCTTTCCCTCCGGCCATACCATTTTTGCCGTGACCCTGACTATGTGCAGCAGTTTCTTTCTGCTAAGGCACAATAATCTCTGGCTTCCGGCGCTGCTTATCTGCTGGGCGCTGCTGATGGGGCTGAGCCGCATGTTGCTGGGAATGCACTGGAGTGTCGATGTATTGACCTCGACCCTGCTGGGGGGGCTGCTGTCGGCCCTGGCTATCTATGTCGGCAGCCACAGCTATCGCCGCCTGGAACCTTGGTTCACAGGGGCTGTGAGTAAAGGCTGA
- a CDS encoding pyridoxal-phosphate-dependent aminotransferase family protein, protein MFAAPSVSAFNPPRRILMGPGPSDVYPQVLAAQSRPTVGHLDPLFVAMMDELKSLIQYAFQTRNEMTIAVSAPGSAGMETCFVNLVEPGEKVIVCRNGVFGDRMRQNVERIGAEAVMLDFEWGTAVDPEVVEAALKAHPDAAFLAFVHAETSTGALSDAKTLCALAREHSCLSIVDAVTSLGGVELRVDDWGIDAIYSGSQKCLSCVPGLSPVSFSPAAVAKLKARKSPVQSWFLDQSLVMGYWSGDGKRSYHHTAPVNALYSLHEALRLLAEEGLENAWQRHRDMHLLLRQGLESMGLEFVVAEQSRLPQLNAVYIPQGVDDGAVRKQLLDNYNLEIGAGLGALAGKAWRIGLMGYGARRENVALCLRALAEVLN, encoded by the coding sequence ATGTTTGCTGCACCCTCGGTTAGCGCTTTCAACCCTCCCCGCCGGATCCTGATGGGCCCCGGCCCTTCGGATGTCTATCCTCAGGTATTGGCGGCGCAGTCGCGGCCGACGGTCGGGCATCTGGATCCTCTGTTTGTGGCCATGATGGATGAGCTCAAGAGCCTCATTCAATATGCGTTTCAAACCCGCAACGAGATGACTATAGCGGTATCTGCCCCGGGCAGCGCCGGTATGGAGACCTGCTTCGTCAACCTGGTGGAGCCGGGCGAAAAGGTGATTGTCTGCCGTAATGGGGTGTTTGGCGACAGAATGCGCCAGAACGTCGAGCGGATTGGCGCCGAGGCGGTGATGCTGGATTTCGAATGGGGTACAGCGGTTGACCCAGAAGTGGTGGAAGCTGCGCTGAAGGCGCATCCCGATGCCGCCTTCCTGGCCTTTGTGCACGCCGAAACCTCCACCGGCGCGCTTTCCGACGCCAAAACACTGTGCGCCTTGGCGCGTGAGCACAGCTGTCTGTCGATTGTCGATGCCGTAACTTCCCTCGGAGGCGTCGAGCTCAGAGTCGATGATTGGGGCATAGATGCCATCTATTCCGGCAGTCAAAAGTGCCTCTCCTGTGTGCCTGGGTTGTCTCCCGTGTCTTTCTCACCGGCCGCTGTGGCCAAACTCAAGGCGCGCAAGAGCCCGGTGCAGAGCTGGTTCCTGGACCAGTCCCTGGTGATGGGTTATTGGAGCGGTGATGGCAAGCGCAGTTATCACCACACGGCGCCTGTTAATGCTCTGTACTCACTGCACGAAGCGCTGCGGTTACTGGCCGAAGAGGGGCTGGAAAATGCCTGGCAGCGCCACCGGGATATGCACCTTTTGCTGCGTCAGGGGCTTGAGTCCATGGGGCTTGAATTTGTGGTGGCCGAGCAGAGCCGCTTGCCGCAACTCAACGCGGTTTATATCCCGCAAGGTGTCGATGATGGCGCCGTGAGAAAGCAGCTGTTGGATAACTATAATCTGGAGATAGGTGCCGGCCTCGGCGCCTTGGCCGGAAAGGCTTGGCGTATCGGCCTGATGGGTTACGGTGCCAGACGGGAAAATGTTGCCTTGTGCCTGCGGGCCCTGGCCGAAGTGCTCAACTGA
- the ilvA gene encoding threonine ammonia-lyase, biosynthetic has protein sequence MLALASKSQLSLANYYLQKILLSHVYDVARVTPLSSLNKLSARLGCQVFLKREDMQPVHSFKLRGAYNRIAALSPAECENGVVCASAGNHAQGVAMSASSRGVDAVIVMPTTTPDIKIDAVRRLGGNVVLHGQSFDQANQYAMALAQDEGRVFIPPFDDEAVIAGQGTVAQEMLQQQRDLEVVFVPVGGGGLIAGIAAYYKAVMPEVKIIGVEPEDAACLKAALEADEPVTLEQVGLFADGVAVKRIGQEPFRLAREYVDEVVTVSSDEICAAVKDIFEDTRAIAEPAGALSLAGLKKYVGDKGKGEKLAAILSGANVNFHSLRYVSERCELGEHKEAVLAVTIPERPGSFLHFCELLERRVMTEFNYRFSGRDRAVVFAGIRLSEGVSELQAIISSLESAGFAVQDLSADEAAKLHVRYMVGGLPPEPLEEKLLSFEFPEHPGALLQFLTTLKSKWNISLFHYRNHGAAFGRVLAGFEVPKADEAAFGRFLDELGFVCQDETDNPAYRLFLARPGQ, from the coding sequence ATGTTGGCGCTGGCATCCAAGAGTCAGCTGTCGCTGGCCAACTATTATCTACAGAAGATCCTCTTGTCCCATGTCTATGATGTGGCGCGGGTTACCCCGCTGTCGAGTCTGAACAAGCTGTCGGCCCGTTTGGGCTGCCAGGTGTTTCTCAAGCGCGAGGATATGCAACCGGTACACTCGTTCAAGCTGCGCGGCGCCTATAATCGTATCGCCGCCTTGAGCCCCGCTGAGTGCGAAAACGGAGTGGTATGTGCCTCGGCCGGTAATCACGCCCAGGGTGTTGCCATGTCGGCTTCGAGTCGCGGGGTCGACGCCGTGATAGTGATGCCTACTACCACCCCGGACATCAAGATAGATGCGGTGCGCCGCCTCGGCGGCAATGTGGTGCTTCATGGGCAGTCGTTCGATCAGGCCAATCAGTATGCCATGGCGTTGGCCCAGGATGAGGGGCGGGTGTTTATTCCCCCCTTCGATGATGAGGCGGTGATCGCCGGGCAGGGCACGGTTGCCCAGGAGATGCTGCAGCAGCAAAGAGATCTTGAAGTGGTGTTTGTGCCAGTGGGTGGCGGTGGCTTAATCGCCGGAATTGCCGCTTACTACAAAGCCGTAATGCCTGAGGTGAAGATCATCGGCGTCGAGCCGGAAGATGCCGCCTGTCTCAAGGCGGCGCTGGAAGCCGATGAACCTGTGACGCTGGAGCAGGTGGGATTGTTTGCCGATGGGGTGGCGGTTAAGCGTATAGGTCAAGAGCCTTTTCGATTGGCGCGGGAATATGTCGATGAAGTGGTGACTGTCAGCTCAGATGAAATCTGCGCCGCGGTCAAGGATATCTTTGAGGATACCCGCGCCATTGCCGAACCGGCCGGTGCTTTGTCGCTGGCCGGGCTAAAAAAGTATGTCGGTGACAAGGGCAAGGGCGAGAAATTGGCGGCGATTCTCAGCGGGGCTAATGTGAATTTTCACAGCCTGAGATATGTGTCTGAGCGCTGCGAACTGGGCGAGCATAAAGAGGCGGTGCTGGCAGTGACCATTCCGGAAAGGCCTGGCTCCTTCCTGCATTTTTGTGAACTGCTGGAGCGGCGGGTGATGACAGAGTTCAACTACCGTTTCAGCGGGCGCGATCGCGCCGTGGTCTTTGCCGGGATCCGTCTTAGCGAAGGTGTCAGCGAGCTGCAGGCGATTATCTCATCTCTGGAGAGTGCCGGTTTTGCGGTGCAGGATCTTTCTGCCGATGAAGCGGCCAAACTGCATGTGCGTTATATGGTGGGCGGCTTGCCACCCGAGCCTTTGGAGGAAAAACTGCTCAGCTTTGAATTCCCGGAGCATCCGGGGGCATTGCTGCAGTTTCTCACGACGTTGAAGAGCAAGTGGAACATCAGTCTATTTCACTATCGCAACCATGGCGCCGCCTTTGGGCGGGTGCTGGCCGGCTTTGAAGTGCCCAAGGCCGATGAAGCCGCCTTTGGTCGGTTTCTGGATGAGTTGGGGTTTGTCTGTCAGGACGAGACGGATAACCCCGCCTACCGGCTGTTTCTGGCGCGCCCAGGCCAGTGA
- the ilvD gene encoding dihydroxy-acid dehydratase, which produces MPKLRSATSTEGRNMAGARALWRATGVKEGDFGKPIIAIANSFTQFVPGHVHLKDMGSLVASAIEEAGGIAKEFNTIAVDDGIAMGHGGMLYSLPSRELIADSVEYMVNAHCADALVCISNCDKITPGMLMAALRLNIPVVFVSGGPMEAGKTKLSDKLIKLDLVDAMVAAADDRVSDADSEKIERSACPTCGSCSGMFTANSMNCLTEALGLSLPGNGSMLATHSDRRELFLEAGRRVMALAKRYYSDDDASVLPRNIANFKAFENAMTLDIAMGGSSNTVLHLLAAAQEAEVDFTMTDIDRLSRKVPHLCKVAPSTAKYHMEDVHRAGGVMGILGELERAGLLHTDVNHVASDDGSLESVLANYDVMRTESAKVKDFFRAGPAGIPTTQAFSQDCRWTSLDTDRREGCIRSREFAFSQEGGLAVLSGNLAEHGCIVKTAGVDESNLRFKGVARVYESQDEAVAGILGGEVVAGDVVVIRYEGPKGGPGMQEMLYPTSYLKSRGLGKACALITDGRFSGGTSGLSIGHVSPEAASGGTIALIENGDAIEIDIPARSITLKLSDAELARRREAMQAKGPLAWKPLARVRPVSLALKAYAMLATSADKGAVRDRTKLEG; this is translated from the coding sequence ATGCCCAAACTCAGATCAGCAACCAGTACCGAAGGTCGCAACATGGCCGGAGCCCGAGCCCTTTGGCGTGCCACAGGGGTCAAGGAAGGCGACTTCGGTAAGCCCATTATCGCCATTGCCAATTCCTTCACTCAGTTTGTTCCCGGTCATGTGCATCTGAAAGACATGGGCTCCCTGGTGGCATCGGCCATCGAAGAGGCCGGCGGCATCGCCAAAGAGTTCAACACCATAGCGGTCGATGACGGCATCGCCATGGGCCATGGCGGCATGCTCTATTCCCTGCCTTCCCGTGAACTGATTGCCGACAGCGTCGAATATATGGTCAATGCCCACTGCGCCGATGCTCTGGTGTGTATCTCCAACTGCGACAAGATCACCCCCGGCATGTTGATGGCGGCGCTGCGGCTCAATATCCCCGTGGTATTTGTCTCCGGCGGGCCTATGGAAGCGGGCAAGACCAAACTGTCCGATAAACTTATCAAGCTGGATCTGGTGGATGCCATGGTGGCGGCGGCCGATGACAGGGTATCCGATGCCGACAGCGAGAAAATCGAACGCAGCGCCTGCCCAACCTGTGGCAGCTGCTCCGGCATGTTTACAGCCAACTCGATGAACTGCCTGACCGAGGCGTTGGGGCTGTCGCTGCCGGGCAACGGCTCCATGTTGGCGACCCACAGTGATCGACGCGAACTGTTTCTGGAGGCGGGCAGAAGAGTGATGGCGCTGGCCAAGCGTTACTACTCGGATGATGATGCCTCGGTATTGCCGCGCAATATCGCCAACTTCAAGGCGTTCGAGAATGCCATGACCTTGGATATCGCCATGGGCGGTTCTTCCAACACTGTGCTGCACCTGTTGGCGGCGGCTCAGGAAGCCGAAGTGGATTTCACCATGACGGATATCGACCGTCTCAGCCGCAAGGTGCCGCACCTTTGCAAGGTGGCACCTTCGACCGCTAAATACCATATGGAAGATGTCCACAGAGCCGGTGGCGTAATGGGGATCTTGGGTGAGCTGGAACGCGCCGGTTTATTGCATACTGATGTTAACCATGTGGCTTCCGATGATGGCTCGCTTGAGTCTGTGCTGGCCAATTATGATGTGATGCGCACCGAGTCTGCGAAGGTAAAAGACTTCTTCCGCGCCGGTCCCGCGGGGATCCCTACTACCCAGGCCTTCAGCCAGGATTGCCGCTGGACATCACTGGATACAGATCGCCGCGAAGGTTGTATCCGCAGCCGCGAGTTTGCTTTCAGTCAGGAAGGGGGCTTGGCGGTACTGTCCGGTAATCTGGCCGAGCATGGCTGCATAGTGAAAACCGCCGGGGTGGATGAATCCAACCTGAGGTTCAAAGGCGTGGCTAGGGTATATGAGAGCCAGGACGAGGCCGTTGCCGGGATCCTCGGCGGTGAAGTGGTCGCCGGGGATGTGGTGGTTATTCGCTACGAAGGCCCCAAAGGTGGCCCTGGCATGCAGGAGATGCTTTATCCCACCAGTTACCTCAAGTCCCGCGGTTTGGGCAAGGCCTGCGCCTTAATCACAGATGGCCGCTTCTCCGGCGGTACGTCCGGGCTGTCCATAGGCCATGTGTCACCGGAAGCCGCCTCAGGGGGCACTATCGCCTTGATTGAAAATGGCGATGCCATTGAAATCGATATCCCGGCCCGCAGCATCACGCTTAAGCTGAGCGATGCTGAGCTCGCCCGGCGCCGTGAGGCGATGCAGGCCAAGGGGCCTTTGGCCTGGAAGCCGTTGGCACGGGTGCGCCCTGTGTCGCTGGCGCTCAAGGCTTATGCCATGTTGGCCACCAGTGCCGACAAGGGCGCCGTGCGCGATCGCACTAAGTTGGAGGGCTAG
- the ilvM gene encoding acetolactate synthase 2 small subunit translates to MIHNLELTLEQRPEVLERVLRVTRHRGFTVRDMHMTLAEDQRLQLAMAVDSDRAIELLSRQLTKLVDVARCTVRPASSLSRTVNG, encoded by the coding sequence ATGATCCATAATCTGGAATTGACCCTGGAACAACGCCCCGAAGTACTGGAACGTGTATTGCGGGTAACCCGCCACCGCGGCTTTACCGTCCGCGATATGCATATGACACTGGCCGAGGATCAGCGCCTGCAGCTGGCAATGGCGGTCGACAGTGACAGAGCCATAGAGCTGCTGAGTCGTCAGTTGACTAAGCTGGTAGACGTGGCCCGCTGCACTGTGCGGCCCGCAAGCAGCCTTTCCCGTACCGTCAACGGCTAA